One Echeneis naucrates chromosome 1, fEcheNa1.1, whole genome shotgun sequence DNA segment encodes these proteins:
- the LOC115061121 gene encoding complement C3-like, producing MGETQLPLLAFLAFACLCSLADAAPLKIMSAPNVLSVGTRENIFFECQGCSDEVIPVNFKVTNFPSQTVTLDSGSVILNKQNDFQQFGNIMINPDSFVKDPNIKQYVHLEADFQDYKLGKVVMVTFQAGFIFIQTDKTLYTPNSKVHYRMFAVAPSMEPVKAGDNHADTSVSIEIVTPDEVTLSLPGPVSLISGMYSGDYDLGEYASNGIWKVVARFPSNPQFSFSTEFEVKEYVLPNFEVTLEIQKNYFHVDWNEYNVRVQAIYLFGEDVEGTAYAVFGVIMDDQKINFPGSLQRVTLDGGEAQVTLRKKAITDTFPDINSLVEKSIYVTVNVLTEDGGEMVKAELRNIQIVQSPYAIQFTKTSKFFKPGMDFDVMVEVLNPDGTPADQVQVTLNPGAVEGRTEENGMARLSINTKQTDTQLAISATTNVPGITQATASMTAHLYNSKSKSYLHIGVGKAEVSKGENLKVNFNYNRQSGAQSDITYLILSRGQLVKYGRYTKSGEVVVSTIILVTKEMMPSFRIIAYYHTADGEVVSDSVWVDVEDTCIGSLKLEPKESNRNSFEPGESFQLKVTGDPEAQVGLVAVDKGVFLLNSKFRLTQAKVWDIVEKHDPGCTAGGGQDGMMVFYDAGLAFKTNMDSETSTRTDLKCGATTARRKKRTPTGDFQSSMLSKYADKKVRGCCFDGMKEVPVSYDCQRRSQFVLGDARCVAAYLECCTAMKTQRAEMQEDSLILARSEEDDSINFRISEVVSRSKFPESWHWTSVTLPACSDPTCRTTSIVTKPFPLKDSITTWQFIGIGLSKANSICVAPPLEVIARKDFFLKLILPYSVVRGEQVEIKAIIYNYRSSSATVYVDMLENQDVCSGASGHGRYREKIRVPARGTRSVSFVIIGMKIGLLDIDVRAVVHRMDISDGEKRPLRVVPEGVLTKTVVTETLEPRSRTESVQKTLNSGISPKKLVPGIKPTTQISITGREQLGSLVENAISGNSMGSLITQPGGCGEQNMIGMTLPVIAVTYLDKTNQWEVVGFNKRTEALQYITTGYHNEIPYRKSDGSFAVFKDYDGSTWLTAYVAKVFAMAYPYVGIDYKVICGAISFLIDSQQDTNGRFRDSGTIIHGEMIGNVRGTDADVSMTAFCLIAMQESRTLCRRIIPAIQEKINLGITYLKGRLESISNPYAAAIASYALANENALNHQILFKFMSPAGSHWPVHDSHLFTLEATAYALLALVKANAFEEAKPIVRWFNGKQKYGGGYGSTQATIMVYQAVAEYWTSANEQPYDVSVELSHPGRSKPLSISLNKLNHYATKKDSMEGINKDVTVTATGNGEVVVKLLSVYYVLPYERESNCKKFNLSVQILPDKNEITYKLKIEVMFLDRQKDAIMAIVDVGMLTGFSVYTNDLDALSKGTSKIISHYDINSPLSERGSVILYLDKISHSEKQEISFRIQQDLKGKNLQPAAVTVYEYYDHQNKDETHCMKFYHPKREGGELMRLCSDENRCTCAEEECTLQKKENVNNDERIMKTCESTEEVKTDFVYKVKVESFLHKWGTDIYTLKILSVIKEGTDVGVLDKSRDFLSHRRCRSALNLLNGKTYLIMGVNRDVRVEKTTSTFQYVLGERTWVEYWPTAEECQTTAYASTCKGIEDLEYKYSTFACNSK from the exons ATGGGTGAGACTCAGCTACCACTGCTGGCCTTTCTGGCTTTTGCCTGTCTGTGTTCTCTGGCTGATGCAGCTCCACT AAAAATTATGTCAGCTCCCAATGTGCTGTCTGTTGGAACAagagaaaacatcttttttGAGTGTCAGGGCTGCAGCGATGAGGTCATCCCAGTAAACTTTAAAGTGACAAACTTTCCGAGCCAGACGGTGACACTGGACTCGGGAAGTGTAATCCTCAACAAGCAGAATGATTTCCAGCAGTTCGGGAATATTATG ATCAATCCTGATTCCTTCGTCAAGGATCCCAACATCAAGCAGTATGTTCACCTGGAAGCTGATTTCCAGGACTACAAGCTTGGCAAAGTCGTCATGGTGACCTTCCAGGCtggcttcatcttcatccagaCCGACAAGACCCTCTACACCCCCAACAGTAAAG TTCATTACAGGATGTTCGCAGTAGCACCAAGCATGGAGCCAGTGAAGGCGGGAGACAACCACGCCGATACCTCCGTTTCCATTGAAATTGTG ACTCCCGATGAAGTCACTTTATCTCTGCCTGGTCCAGTCTCTTTGATATCAGGGATGTACTCTGGAGATTATGACCTTGGCGAATATGCCTC tAATGGAATTTGGAAAGTGGTGGCCAGGTTCCCCAGCAACCCACAGTTCAGCTTCTCGACGGAATTTGAGGTCAAAGAATATG tgcTGCCCAATTTCGAGGTGACTCTGGAAATCCAAAAAAACTACTTTCACGTGGACTGGAATGAGTACAACGTCAGAGTTCAAGCTAT TTATCTATTCGGTGAAGACGTGGAAGGAACAGCCTACGCTGTATTTGGGGTTATTATGGATGATCAAAAGATAAACTTTCCTGGTTCCCTTCAGAGAGTGACT CTTGATGGTGGTGAGGCACAGGtcacactgaggaaaaaagCCATAACAGACACCTTTCCAGACATCAACAGCCTGGTGGAGAAGTCAATATATGTAACTGTCAACGTGCTGACAGAGGACG GTGGAGAAATGGTGAAGGCAGAGTTAAGAAACATCCAGATTGTTCAGTCACCTTACGCGATACAATTCACAAAGACATCGAAATTTTTCAAACCAGGAATGGACTTTGATGTTATG GTTGAAGTTCTGAATCCTGATGGGACTCCAGCAGATCAAGTTCAAGTGACATTGAATCCAGGAGCAGTGGAGGGCAGAACAGAAGAGAACGGCATGGCAAGGCTTTCcatcaatacaaaacaaacagatacGCAGCTGGCCATCTCT GCAACAACTAACGTGCCAGGTATCACTCAAGCAACGGCCAGCATGACAGCTCACCTATataacagcaaaagcaaaagttaCCTCCACATAG GGGTGGGTAAAGCTGAGGTGAGTAAAGGAGAGAACCTGAAAGTCAACTTCAACTACAATAGGCAGAGCGGCGCACAAAGTGACATCACATACCTG ATCTTGAGCAGAGGTCAGTTGGTGAAATATGGCCGTTACACAAAATCAGGAGAGGTGGTGGTATCCACAATAATTCTGGTCACAAAAGAAATGATGCCATCGTTCCGGATCATCGCCTACTACCATACAGCTGATGGAGAGGTCGTATCAGACTCTGTTTGGGTGGACGTCGAGGATACCTGCATAGGCTCG CTGAAACTGGAGCCAAAGGAATCTAATCGTAATTCCTTTGAGCCTGGTGAGTCTTTTCAGCTGAAGGTCACTGGGGATCCAGAGGCCCAAGTGGGACTGGTGGCAGTTGACAAAGGTGTTTTCCTCTTGAACAGCAAGTTCCGCCTCACCCAGGCAAAG GTGTGGGACATAGTGGAGAAGCATGACCCAGGCTGCACAGCAGGTGGAGGGCAGGACGGCATGATGGTGTTTTACGATGCTGGGCTTGCATTTAAAACTAACATGGACTCTGAGACATCCACCAGAACAG ACTTGAAATGTGGAGCGACCACTGCTCGAAGAAAAAAACGGACACCTACTGGAGATTTCCAAAGCAGCATGT TGAGTAAATATGCAGACAAAAAAGTCCGTGGCTGTTGTTTTGATGGCATGAAGGAAGTTCCAGTCTCATATGACTGTCAGCGGCGCAGTCAGTTCGTCCTGGGGGATGCAAGGTGTGTTGCCGCCTACCTGGAGTGCTGCACGGCTATGAAAACCCAGAGAGCTGAGATGCAGGAAGACAGCCTCATTCTGGCTCGAA GTGAAGAAGATGACAGCATTAACTTCAGAATCAGTGAAGTCGTTTCTCGTTCGAAGTTCCCTGAAAGCTGGCATTGGACAAGTGTTACTCTTCCGGCTTGCAGTGATCCTACCTG tCGCACAACATCCATCGTGACAAAGCCATTTCCTTTAAAGGACAGTATCACAACCTGGCAGTTCATCGGCATCGGACTCTCAAAAGCCAACA GCATCTGTGTGGCTCCCCCATTGGAAGTAATCGCACGGAAGGACTTCTTCCTTAAGCTCATATTGCCATACTCTGTTGTCCGTGGAGAACAGGTGGAAATTAAGGCAATCATCTACAACTACAGATCTTCAAGTGCCACC GTGTATGTGGATATGCTTGAGAACCAAGATGTGTGCAGTGGAGCGTCTGGTCACGGGCGATATCGTGAAAAGATCAGAGTTCCCGCCAGAGGTACCAGATCTGTGTCCTTCGTCATTATTGGCATGAAGATAGGTCTGCTCGACATTGACGTCAGGGCAGTTGTTCATCGAATGGATATAAGTGACGGAGAAAAGCGTCCTCTACGGGTGGTG CCCGAAGGAGTGTTGACTAAAACTGTAGTGACTGAAACTTTAGAGCCTCGTAGCAGAA CTGAAAGTGttcagaaaacactgaatagtGGCATTTCTCCAAAAAAGCTGGTCCCTGGCATAAAACCGACAACACAGATTTCTATAACAG GGAGAGAGCAGTTAGGTTCTCTCGTGGAGAACGCCATTAGTGGGAACTCAATGGGAAGTCTGATCACCCAGCCAGGAGGCTGTGGAGAGCAGAACATGATTGGCATGACCCTGCCTGTCATTGCAGTCACGTATTTGGACAAAACCAACCAGTGGGAAGTCGTAGGGTTCAACAAACGAACTGAAGCCCTCCAGTACATCACAACAG GATACCACAACGAGATTCCCTACCGTAAAAGTGATGGGTCTTTTGCTGTGTTCAAGGACTATGACGGCAGCACCTG GCTGACAGCTTATGTTGCCAAAGTGTTCGCCATGGCTTACCCTTATGTGGGGATTGACTACAAAGTCATCTGTGGTGCCATCAGCTTCCTAATTGATTCTCAGCAAGACACAAATGGCAGGTTTCGAGACAGTGGAACGATCATACACGGAGAGATGATT GGTAATGTGCGTGGTACGGATGCAGACGTCTCCATGACAGCCTTCTGCCTCATTGCGATGCAGGAGTCACGCACACTCTGTCGCCGCATTATCCCG GCTATCCAAGAGAAAATAAACTTGGGAATCACATATCTGAAAGGCCGTCTGGAAAGCATCAGCAACCCTTATGCTGCTGCAATTGCGTCATACGCCTTGGCCAATGAAAACGCCCTGAACCACCAGATCCTGTTCAAGTTTATGTCCCCAG CGGGAAGCCACTGGCCTGTACATGACTCACATCTTTTCACACTTGAGGCAACTGCTTATGCTCTGCTGGCTCTGGTTAAGGCAAAT GCCTTCGAGGAAGCCAAGCCTATTGTCAGATGGTTTAATGGAAAGCAGAAATATGGTGGAGGTTATGGTTCCACTCAA GCTACTATAATGGTATATCAGGCAGTAGCTGAGTACTGGACCTCTGCCAATGAGCAGCCATACGATGTGTCTGTTGAACTTAGCCACCCAGGAAGGTCGAAACCTCTTTCCATCAGCTTAAACAAATtaaaccactatgccaccaaAAAAGATTCG ATGGAAGGCATCAACAAGGATGTCACAGTGACTGCCACCGGAAATGGAGAAGTAGTGGTGAAA TTGCTGTCGGTTTATTATGTCCTGCCGTATGAGAGGGAAAGTAACTGTAAGAAGTTTAACCTCTCTGTCCAGATCCTTCCAG acaaaaatgaaatcacTTACAAGCTGAAAATAGAGGTTAT GTTTttggacagacagaaggatgCAATCATGGCAATTGTGGATGTCGGCATGTTAACTGGCTTCAGTGTGTACACTAATGACCTTGATGCA CTGTCCAAGGGAACTTCCAAGATCATTTCTCATTACGACATAAACTCACCCCTGTCAGAAAGAGGCTCGGTGATTCTCTACTTGGACAAG ATTTctcattcagaaaaacaagagattTCTTTCAGGATTCAACAGGATCTGAAGGGGAAAAACTTGCAACCAGCTGCTGTGACTGTCTATGAATATTATGACCATCAAAACAAAGACG AGACACATTGTATGAAATTCTACCACCCCAAAAGGGAAGGTGGAGAGTTAATGAGGCTCTGTAGTGACGAAAACAGATGCACTTGTGCTGAGG AGGAATGCACTCtgcaaaagaaggaaaatgtaaataatgacGAACGCATCATGAAAACTTGTGAGAGTACAGAGGAAGTTAAAACAGATTTTG TTTACAAAGTAAAAGTTGAAAgcttcctgcacaaatggggAACTGACATTTATACTCTGAAGATTTTGTCAGTCATCAAGGAAG GTACTGATGTTGGTGTTTTGGATAAAAGCCGTGATTTCCTCAGTCATAGGCGCTGCAGATCTGctttaaatcttttaaatggaaaaacctACCTTATCATGGGTGTGAACAGAGATGTCAGGGTAGAAAAGACGACTTCAAC TTTCCAGTACGTGCTTGGGGAAAGAACCTGGGTTGAGTACTGGCCCACTGCTGAAGAATGTCAGACTACGGCATATGCTTCCACCTGTAAAGGCATAGAAGATCTGGAGTACAAGTACTCAACTTTTGCATGTAATAGTAAATGA
- the LOC115046613 gene encoding histone chaperone asf1b-B-like gives MAKVQVLNVAVLDNPSPFGNPFQFEITFECMEDLPEDLEWKIIYVGSAESEEYDQVLDSVLVGPVPAGRHMFVFQADAPNTGLIPESDAVGVTVVLITCTYRGQEFIRIGYYVNNEYTDPELRENPPLKPDYTQLQRNILASNPRVTRFHINWEGLADKMEDSENVDPSPNISSMLPPSCIPGKMPSLGLIPDNSMDCM, from the exons ATGGCCAAGGTGCAAGTATTAAACGTTGCTGTGCTGGACAACCCGAGCCCCTTTGGAAACCCCTTTCAGTTTGAAATAACCTTTGAATGCATGGAGGATTTGCCGGAAG ACCTGGAGTGGAAGATCATCTATGTTGGCTCAGCTGAGAGCGAGGAATACGATCAAGTCCTAGACTCCGTTCTAGTTGGCCCTGTACCAGCGGGCAGgcatatgtttgtgtttcag GCGGATGCTCCTAACACAGGATTGATTCCAGAGAGTGATGCTGTGGGAGTGACAGTCGTTCTCATAACTTGCACCTATCGTGGACAGGAGTTCATCCGCATTGGTTACTATGTCAACAATGAATACACAGACCCTGAACTCCGGGAAAACCCACCTCTCAAACCAGACTATACTcag CTTCAAAGGAATATTTTGGCCTCCAACCCCCGTGTCACCCGCTTCCACATCAACTGGGAGGGCTTGGCAGACAAGATGGAGGACAGCGAGAATGTTGACCCATCCCCCAACATCAGCAGCATGCTCCCGCCATCCTGTATACCTGGGAAGATGCCATCTCTTGGACTGATCCCTGACAACTCTATGGACTGCATGTAA